In the genome of Desulfomonile tiedjei, the window TGGATCGACGAAGGCGGGCTGCTTCGTATGGGTCCGCAGAGCGCGTCTTCGGACCCCGGCCCGGCTTGCTACGGTCTCGGTGGACAAGACCCTGCATGCACGGACGCGGACCTGGTCCTGGGATACCTTGACCCGGCCTTTTTCGCGGGGGGCAGGATGCCTCTTTATCCGGATCGGGCGAAGGAAGCCATTGAAGACAAAATCGCCAAACGAATGGGGTACGATCTGTACGAAGCAGCCGCGGGGATGTACCGTGTGATCAACGTCAATATGGCCGCGGCCGTAAGAGAAGTGGCTGTGAAGCACGGCCAAGACCCGCGCGATTTCCCGCTGGTTGTGGCAGGCGGGGCCGGGCCCAATCATGCTTGTATGATCGCCTTGGAACTGGAGAATCCTGTCTTGATCGTACCGCGGGAATCGTCCATCTTCTGCGCGGCGGGCATGCTCATGTCCGATTTGAAGCACAACTTCGTCAGAACGTATGCTGTCAATCTCAAGGACGCGGACCCTCAGATTTTCGGGCGCCTTTTTGATGAGATGAAGCGTGAAGGGAAGCAGCTTTTGGTCACAGAAGGTATTGTGGAGTCGGATATCGAGTACAGATACTCGCTGGATCTTCGGTACGTGAAGCAGTACCACGAGGTTGAAGTCGACATAACGCCCCACGAGGTAGACAGATTCGACATACAAGCCATGGCGCGAAGGTTCCACCCGGCTCACAACAGCCTTTACGGCTATTCCTTGGAAGAGCAGGGCACGCCCATAGAATTGATCAACATGCGGCTGGTTTGTATCGGACGGACGGAAAAGCCCCGATTCCAGGAACAGGAGCCTGCCGGCGAGGACGCATCCAAGGCCTACAAGAGACATCGTAACGTGTATCTTCCCCTCCAGAAGCAATTCCAGGAGATACCCGTCTTTGACGGTCTGGCCCTTCATTTTGGCAATCGAATCGAAGGGCCGGCGATCGTTGAACAGGTCAACACCACTACCTTCGTCGCGCCGGAGTTCAACGTGCTGACGGATCGGTTCGGCAGCTTCACCATGTACCTCAAGGAACGGGAGGAAGACGTGAAAAGGAGGATCCTGTCATGAGCCGGGAAATCGACAAAGTCTTCGTCTCCATACTTCAGCGCCGCCTCAAGTCCATCACGGAAGAAATGAGCATCGCTCTCACCATGACGACCCGATCCCCGATCCTTTGCGAGGCCAAAGATTTCGTCACCGGGCTTTACGACGCGAAGGGCAAGATGCTCGAACAGACTGAAAACCTCCCCATCTTATCGTTTTCCCTGGGACCTGTGTGTCAGTACATAGTCGATTACTTCGGCGATGAAATTTACCCCGGTGATGTGATCTTCCACAACGATGTCTTTTCCATGGGCAATCAGAACAATGATGTGGCCGCGTACAAGCCCGTTTTCTGGGAAGGGACCCTCGTGGGATGGGCCGCGTGCAAGGGCCACCAGGCGGACATCGGCGGCGCAGTGCAAGGCGGGTACAATCCCAACGCGACCGAAGTCTGGCAAGAGGCTCTGCGCATTCCTCCGGTAAAGGTGTACGAAAAAGGAAGATTGCGCAAAGATGTATGGGACCTGATCTTTGCGAACATCCGCCTTGATATCGTGGCTGAAGACATGCGGGCTGAAATTGGTTCCTGCGTTGTCGGCGAACGCGGTCTGCTCAAAATCATAGAACGATATGGATTGGACAGTTTCGAAAGGCACAAGGAGTACCTGTTCGACTCGACGGAAAAAATGATGAGAGCTGAGATTCGCACCATACCAACGGGAACGTACAGCGGTGAGTCCACTTGCTACTTTGACGGCAAAAATCCGGGCTCCAAATATGAGATCAGAGTCCAGATAACGGTTGATGACGATGAAATCTCGTTCGATTATTCGGATACTGACGCTCAAACCAACGGTTTCGTCAACGGAACCTATACCTCCAGCGCGTCGGCAACCATTCTCACTTTCCTGCAAATGGTCAATCCCGACATACCTCACAACGACGGTATGGTGAGGCCGATCAAGATTATCATTCCTGTAGGGACGATCCTTAACGCGGCATATCCCGCAGCAACCACTTATGGGAACCATCTGTGCCCGAACAATGCCGACGCGATCATGAGAGCGCTCGGCCCGGTGATCCCGGACAGGGTAACCGCTGAATGGAACGAACTGCTCTGTTCGCTCACTACAGGGATTGATCCCCGGAAGGGCACGCCGTATGTCGATATAGGTTTCATGGGACTCAAAGGCGGTTCAGGGGCGATCAAGGGTGTGGACGGATACGACCACATCGGCATGATCGACGCGTCCGGCGGCGTGCTCGACCAGGATTATGAAATGTTCGAGCAGCAGACCCCACATCTCCTGGTCAAGCATGAATATTGGACGGATTCCGCCGGCGCGGGGCAGTGGCGAGGCGGTTTGGGCGTGGAAACCGAATTCATTATCGGTTCTGACATCACCAAGGTGGTGACGTTTGGTGATGGTGACGTGGAGCCCGCTCGCGGCGCGCATGGCGGCATGGAAGGCACCCTGAACAAGATAGAGCTTACTTATCCGGACGGCAGGAAGTACCTATGCACCACAAAGGACTTGGTTGAAGGCGTCCCAAAAGGGACGGCCTATTTTCAGCAGGCGGGTGGCGGAGGAGGTTACGGAGATCCGTTCCTCAGACCTGAAGCGAAAGTGGCCGAAGAAGTGCGCAATGGAATAATCTCCTTCGAAGCCGCGGCCGGAGATTACGGCGTTGTGGTCGATCCCGAGACTTTTGCGGTGAACAGGGCGGAAACAGAGAGACTCAGATCCTCCAGACCTATTGGGAATGGGTGAGCAATCCCCCGCGGAGTTACAGTATGAGATCCTTCATGCCCACGTATTCATCCTATGAAGAGCTTGCTGAAATTCAGCTCAAGGGCCTCCAATGGACCGTCAATCATGCGTACAACGGCTCCCGGGCGTACCGGCAGAAGCTCCAGGGCGCTGGAGTGGCTCCGAAAGATATCAAGACCCTGGATGACCTGAAACGCCTACCGTTTACAACGTCCAAAGACCTTGCCGAAGGGTACCCTTTTCCGTTGCTCTGCGTGCCCATGAGTCAGGTGGTCAGGCTGCACGCTTCTTCCGGGACCACTGGCAAGAGGAAGGTCCTGTGCTACACACAAAAGGACATTGATGACTGGGCCGATTTTTTCGCGCGGTGCTATGAAATGGCCCAGCTTACAGCCGAAGATAGGGTGCAGATCTGCGTCGGGTATGGTGTCTGGACAGCCGGCGTGGGATTCCAGCTTGGATGTGAGAAGTTTGGGGCACTGGCCGTGCCCGCGGGTCCGGGAAACCTTGAGATGCAGATGGAATTCCTCATGGATTTTCAGAGCACTGTAATGTGTTGTACAGCTTCAATGGGCTTGCTGCTCGCGGAAGAGGTTGAGCGTCGCGGCCTGAGCGACCGGATAAAGCTCAAGAAGATGATTTACGGCTCCGAGCGCTCTTCGGACGCGATGAGGAACCGTATAAAAAGTCTGCTCAATCTCTCCGACATGTACGACATTCCCGGCATGACCGAACTTTACGGCCCGGGCACGGGGCTTGAATGCTCCGCTCACGACGGCATGCACTATTGGGCGGATTATTACATTCTGGAAATCCTCGACCCCGACACTCTGGAGCCGGTGCCCGAAGGCGAAGTAGGGGAGATGGTCGTTACCACGCTGCGAAAGGAGGCAGTGCCTCTCATACGATATAGGACTCGTGATCTTACCGCATTGAAGCCGGGCCCCTGCGCTTGCGGCCGGCTCATCCCAAGGCATGATCGTATTCTTGGCCGATCCGACGATATGTTCATCGTGCGTGCGGTCAATATCTATCCCGGTCAGATTGATAGCGTTTTGAGCGAACTCAACGGCATAGGGAGTGAATACCAAGTCGTCCTGGAACGCGCGGATGGAAAGGACACAATGACCCTCAAGGTGGAACGAAGCCTTAACGCCGATCCTTGGACGGACTCCAGTATCCGCACTATGGTAAAGGAGGCCGTGAGGAAAAAAATACTGGTTACGCCTGAAGTTGAAGTGGTGCCCTATTTGTCGCTGCCAAGGAGCGAGAGAAAAACCAAACGGGTTTTTGACAAGCGGGAAGAGTAATAGCAGGGCCGGGAAATTGCGGGGGAAACTTTTTTGCAAAAAAGTTTCCCCCGCGCCCCCTTCCAAAAACTCCTAAATATTATGGCCACCAAACTCGTGGCTTCGGAGAAAGCCAGTAGTAAGTTGGGAGCCGGCGATCCAAGAAACAATCCTGCACTGGGGCTGGTGTTGACGAAATGACTTGACTGGATCTAATCTGTTAGGTGATGTCAACAGTAACGAGGAGAGATCTCCGCGTACCCGGAATGACTCCTCTGGATGAAGGTTGAAACCGGTCGGGGAACAGGCACTCAGACCACGTGAACAAATATGTGGGAGTTTTTTGGGGAGGGGTCCGGGGAGGGCCTTTTTTGCAAAAAAGGGCCTCCCCGGAAATCTCCTCTTCTCTCGGAGGGTCATCATGGTCACTGATTTTACTTTTGCTTATGGTTCGAACATGAATCGGTCCGACCTTCGGTCGTGGTTGGAAGGCGGAGGGTATGATTCGTCTTTGGTTGTGGATGCCACACCCGCGATTCTCGAGGGATATGATTTTGTGTGGAATTTCTATTCCCAGGGCAGGGGCGGGGCTACAGCAAATCTGGAACGTAAGGAAGGTTCGACGATTTGGGGGGTGCTCATCGAGTTTGACGACTCGTTGTTGAAGGCGTTCGACCGCAAAGAAGGCCACCCTTTCTTCTACTCGCGAGGCGACAGCCGCGTGCCTGTGAAAAGACTTACAGACAGCGAAACGGTTATGGCTTGGCTCTATACTGCAAATCCCAATCGTGGCGCAAGCAGGGGTCTGCGCCCCACCCGCGATTATAAGAGAATCGTGCTCGAAGCCGCGGAGTTCTGGGCCTTCCCTGAAGAATACTTGGAAAAGATCAGAGGTTGGGACGCACAGTAGTCCGACTACAGGTGGCTGTCAGCATGGATACGACAGGCGTTATCCACGGTCGGTTCCAGGTCTTACACAACGACCACATGAAGTACATTTTGGCGGGCAAGGCCCGCTGTGAACACCTGGTGGTCGGTATCACCAATCCGGACCCGACCCTAACTCGAAACGATTCTACCAACCCGGAGAGGAGCGACCCCTCGGCGAATCCGCTCACCTATTTTGAGCGGTATGTCACCTTGCGCGAGGCCCTTGTAGACGCGGGGGTGGATTACCGGGAATTCTCAATTGTGCCCTTTCCCATAAACCTCCCTGACCTTTACCAACATTATGTCCCGTTGGATGCGGTCTTCTATCTGACCATTTACGACAAGTGGGGCAGGCGTAAGCTGGACCTGCTGCGGTCGCTGGGGCTGAAAGCCGAGGTCATGTGGGAAAAGCCGCCGCAAGAAAAAGGCATATGCGCCGCGGAAGTAAGGAGATTGATGGTCCGAGGCAAACCGTGGGAACACCTGGTTCCCCGGAGCACGGCAAGGCTAATGATACTGTGGGGAATACCCGAGCGGCTTCGAGGAATTGAAGAACGAACTCCTACCGATTCGCGGGCGAAGGCCTAATATGAAAAGAAGACGCGCAGACCTGCTCTAGCATGTCCGTGGCACCCAACACCCCTTGGAAGTTGAAAATATTGGGTGCCACTGACCTGGGAACCAGGTCGGTGCCTGGCCGAATCCCATACCAAGAGGCCAACAAACAAGTGACCAAGCTGAATTATTTAGACAAGGGCA includes:
- a CDS encoding hydantoinase/oxoprolinase family protein, translated to MNYKIGIDVGGTFTDFLLTRSDGQSRTYKVLSTPKDPSIATMQGISEMAQDEGMTLKDFLAAVEVIVHGTTVTTNAVLTYRGAKTGLLTTKGVRDALEMRRGIREEQYNNRYTNVEPLVPRYRRLPVTGRLDYAGNDIAPLNEDDVRKGTEFFCKEGVEAVAICFMNSFANREHEERAARIVRESMPDAYLSVSTDVLPSIRFYDRVSTTVLNAYVGPILKRYLESLLNKLDDAGFPNILLIMQSNGGVISPKFAMDHAATTLLSGPAAGPVAGIVYSGIQEYRDCITMDMGGTSFDCALIKDAVPLTTTVGEINRLRLALPMLNVVTIGAGGGSIGWIDEGGLLRMGPQSASSDPGPACYGLGGQDPACTDADLVLGYLDPAFFAGGRMPLYPDRAKEAIEDKIAKRMGYDLYEAAAGMYRVINVNMAAAVREVAVKHGQDPRDFPLVVAGGAGPNHACMIALELENPVLIVPRESSIFCAAGMLMSDLKHNFVRTYAVNLKDADPQIFGRLFDEMKREGKQLLVTEGIVESDIEYRYSLDLRYVKQYHEVEVDITPHEVDRFDIQAMARRFHPAHNSLYGYSLEEQGTPIELINMRLVCIGRTEKPRFQEQEPAGEDASKAYKRHRNVYLPLQKQFQEIPVFDGLALHFGNRIEGPAIVEQVNTTTFVAPEFNVLTDRFGSFTMYLKEREEDVKRRILS
- a CDS encoding gamma-glutamylcyclotransferase, whose translation is MVTDFTFAYGSNMNRSDLRSWLEGGGYDSSLVVDATPAILEGYDFVWNFYSQGRGGATANLERKEGSTIWGVLIEFDDSLLKAFDRKEGHPFFYSRGDSRVPVKRLTDSETVMAWLYTANPNRGASRGLRPTRDYKRIVLEAAEFWAFPEEYLEKIRGWDAQ
- a CDS encoding phenylacetate--CoA ligase; its protein translation is MRSFMPTYSSYEELAEIQLKGLQWTVNHAYNGSRAYRQKLQGAGVAPKDIKTLDDLKRLPFTTSKDLAEGYPFPLLCVPMSQVVRLHASSGTTGKRKVLCYTQKDIDDWADFFARCYEMAQLTAEDRVQICVGYGVWTAGVGFQLGCEKFGALAVPAGPGNLEMQMEFLMDFQSTVMCCTASMGLLLAEEVERRGLSDRIKLKKMIYGSERSSDAMRNRIKSLLNLSDMYDIPGMTELYGPGTGLECSAHDGMHYWADYYILEILDPDTLEPVPEGEVGEMVVTTLRKEAVPLIRYRTRDLTALKPGPCACGRLIPRHDRILGRSDDMFIVRAVNIYPGQIDSVLSELNGIGSEYQVVLERADGKDTMTLKVERSLNADPWTDSSIRTMVKEAVRKKILVTPEVEVVPYLSLPRSERKTKRVFDKREE
- a CDS encoding nicotinate-nucleotide adenylyltransferase, giving the protein MDTTGVIHGRFQVLHNDHMKYILAGKARCEHLVVGITNPDPTLTRNDSTNPERSDPSANPLTYFERYVTLREALVDAGVDYREFSIVPFPINLPDLYQHYVPLDAVFYLTIYDKWGRRKLDLLRSLGLKAEVMWEKPPQEKGICAAEVRRLMVRGKPWEHLVPRSTARLMILWGIPERLRGIEERTPTDSRAKA
- a CDS encoding hydantoinase B/oxoprolinase family protein, yielding MSREIDKVFVSILQRRLKSITEEMSIALTMTTRSPILCEAKDFVTGLYDAKGKMLEQTENLPILSFSLGPVCQYIVDYFGDEIYPGDVIFHNDVFSMGNQNNDVAAYKPVFWEGTLVGWAACKGHQADIGGAVQGGYNPNATEVWQEALRIPPVKVYEKGRLRKDVWDLIFANIRLDIVAEDMRAEIGSCVVGERGLLKIIERYGLDSFERHKEYLFDSTEKMMRAEIRTIPTGTYSGESTCYFDGKNPGSKYEIRVQITVDDDEISFDYSDTDAQTNGFVNGTYTSSASATILTFLQMVNPDIPHNDGMVRPIKIIIPVGTILNAAYPAATTYGNHLCPNNADAIMRALGPVIPDRVTAEWNELLCSLTTGIDPRKGTPYVDIGFMGLKGGSGAIKGVDGYDHIGMIDASGGVLDQDYEMFEQQTPHLLVKHEYWTDSAGAGQWRGGLGVETEFIIGSDITKVVTFGDGDVEPARGAHGGMEGTLNKIELTYPDGRKYLCTTKDLVEGVPKGTAYFQQAGGGGGYGDPFLRPEAKVAEEVRNGIISFEAAAGDYGVVVDPETFAVNRAETERLRSSRPIGNG